From candidate division WOR-3 bacterium, one genomic window encodes:
- a CDS encoding acyl-CoA dehydratase activase, with amino-acid sequence MLSVGIDVGSVNTKVLIYDSARDEVVARCVAPTGMKPREQAQRVFEFCVANAGLERSALGHIVATGYARQAVDFARQTVTEITATGRGIRKWHPSSRTVIDIGGQDSKVIALDEQGRVQDFVMNDRCAAGTGSFLEFIARALNVPIEQFGELSARSQKPVLLSSLCVVMAESEILSLVAADVPREDIIAGLHLALATRVVNMAARVNVLPEVIFTGGTALNSGLRQALERVLGLKVQSSQEPLFAAAMGAALLGADTTF; translated from the coding sequence ATGTTGAGCGTTGGCATTGATGTCGGTTCGGTTAACACCAAGGTGTTGATTTACGATTCAGCACGGGATGAGGTGGTTGCCCGATGTGTGGCACCAACCGGAATGAAGCCCAGGGAGCAGGCACAGCGGGTGTTTGAGTTTTGTGTGGCGAATGCCGGTCTGGAGCGCTCGGCACTGGGACACATCGTTGCTACCGGTTATGCCCGGCAGGCGGTTGATTTTGCCCGGCAGACGGTGACCGAGATTACCGCGACGGGCCGGGGGATAAGAAAGTGGCATCCTTCCAGTCGAACGGTCATTGACATCGGCGGCCAGGATTCAAAGGTGATAGCGCTTGATGAACAGGGACGGGTGCAGGACTTTGTAATGAACGACCGTTGTGCCGCCGGCACGGGTAGTTTTCTTGAGTTTATTGCCCGGGCGCTGAATGTGCCGATTGAGCAGTTCGGGGAGTTGAGTGCGCGTTCCCAGAAACCGGTGCTGCTCTCCAGCCTCTGTGTGGTGATGGCGGAGTCGGAAATCCTTTCGCTTGTTGCTGCGGATGTGCCCCGCGAGGATATCATCGCCGGTTTACATCTGGCGCTGGCAACGAGGGTTGTCAATATGGCGGCACGGGTTAATGTTTTGCCCGAGGTGATTTTTACCGGCGGTACCGCGCTCAATTCAGGGCTGCGCCAGGCGCTGGAACGAGTTCTGGGGTTAAAGGTCCAAAGCTCTCAGGAGCCGCTTTTTGCGGCGGCAATGGGCGCGGCACTGTTAGGTGCCGACACTACTTTTTAA
- a CDS encoding C45 family peptidase, whose amino-acid sequence MRFKPVPLLLLHLSFTFACTIGAFGPTALSEGRAVLWKNRDVNNPDQEMKFFRGPRFRFVANVYAGETLDVWAGINEVGFAIMNSNSYNLTGNITAADDGNIMRLALGSCATVEDFAHLLDSLNIVGRETPANFGVFDSTGTTAIFEAGYTSYTRYDTKNDSLGFLIRANYSMSGGPNRLLGKNRYERAEQLCRAAFYENRLNLPFIICTLARDLGQVGFEPYPLPFLGKFGSLPFGYLPTDTTICRSQTRSVEIMVGPAPGAHLRTGMMWVLLGQPVATLPIPLWVAAETVPSYLDGTITAPICDEAQRLVSYLYPLPEYPKAINTQRLARWLQFSAPTESTIFALVARCETEWGAIGPSRTAAQTLTDSICRLILATYQNFWQTVELEKQYPNHHPPLTTLHLNSLPPNSFPVYDITGRIASPARSTGIFFIPNDGAVQRLLVLKK is encoded by the coding sequence ATGAGATTTAAACCCGTCCCGCTACTCCTTCTACACCTTAGTTTTACCTTCGCCTGTACCATCGGTGCCTTCGGTCCCACAGCGCTGAGTGAAGGTCGTGCCGTTCTCTGGAAAAATCGCGATGTCAACAATCCCGACCAGGAGATGAAATTCTTCCGCGGTCCCCGGTTCCGGTTTGTCGCCAATGTTTATGCGGGGGAAACGCTCGATGTCTGGGCGGGCATCAATGAGGTTGGATTTGCAATTATGAACTCCAACTCCTACAACCTCACCGGCAACATCACTGCTGCCGACGACGGCAACATAATGCGTCTTGCCCTTGGCTCCTGTGCCACGGTGGAAGACTTTGCCCATCTCCTTGACTCCTTAAACATCGTTGGCCGGGAAACACCGGCAAACTTTGGGGTTTTTGACTCTACCGGTACCACCGCCATCTTCGAAGCCGGTTACACATCTTATACCCGCTACGATACCAAGAACGACTCCTTAGGATTTCTCATCCGGGCAAACTACTCAATGTCCGGGGGACCGAATCGGTTATTGGGGAAAAACCGCTACGAGCGGGCAGAACAACTCTGTCGTGCCGCCTTTTATGAAAACCGCCTCAATCTTCCTTTTATCATCTGCACCCTTGCTCGCGACTTGGGCCAGGTCGGATTTGAGCCTTACCCCTTGCCTTTTCTTGGTAAGTTCGGTTCTTTACCATTCGGTTACCTTCCCACCGATACCACCATCTGCCGTTCCCAGACCCGCTCCGTTGAGATAATGGTTGGGCCTGCACCCGGTGCCCATCTTCGAACCGGTATGATGTGGGTGCTCCTTGGTCAACCGGTTGCCACCCTTCCTATCCCACTCTGGGTCGCGGCCGAAACAGTCCCTTCTTACCTTGACGGCACAATAACCGCACCAATCTGCGATGAAGCCCAGCGGCTGGTTAGTTACCTTTACCCCCTTCCCGAATACCCCAAGGCAATCAACACCCAGCGCCTGGCGCGCTGGTTACAGTTCAGCGCACCCACCGAGTCAACAATTTTTGCCCTCGTCGCCCGATGCGAAACCGAGTGGGGTGCCATTGGTCCCTCCCGCACCGCGGCGCAAACCCTGACCGACTCAATCTGTCGGTTGATACTGGCCACCTACCAGAACTTCTGGCAGACGGTTGAATTAGAAAAACAGTATCCCAATCATCACCCGCCCTTGACCACGCTCCATTTAAATTCGCTCCCGCCAAACTCCTTCCCGGTTTATGACATCACCGGTAGAATCGCTTCTCCCGCTCGCTCTACCGGGATTTTCTTCATCCCAAACGATGGCGCTGTTCAACGCCTGCTTGTCCTTAAAAAGTAG
- the ispG gene encoding flavodoxin-dependent (E)-4-hydroxy-3-methylbut-2-enyl-diphosphate synthase produces the protein MNTSKRKSPGLAEKSSASSPPKRLSLPVLVRNIQIGGGAPVRVQSMTKTRTDDVTATVRSIRRLTAAGCELVRLAVPDAAAAAALPEIRARVDLPLIADIHFDYRLALAAIKAGFDKIRINPGNIGSIRRIEEIIRAAQDRGVAIRIGVNAGSLPKEVRARYRHPEVKALIEAMARALEPFERLNFKALVLSAKTTVAEDLIAVNEELAHRFPYPLHIGLTEAGPPLEGSIRSAAALAPLLRQGIGDTIRISLTGDPVLEVVAAYELLAALNRRQIKPVVYSCPGCGRTRIDIVRLTRQVQKSLQGITAPLKVAVMGCVVNGPGEAREADFGIAGGKGKGVLFVKGKVIGTYPESRLVAALGKEIKRHLNNEI, from the coding sequence ATGAACACCTCGAAAAGAAAATCGCCCGGCTTGGCGGAAAAATCAAGCGCATCAAGTCCACCTAAACGCTTGTCGCTGCCGGTCCTGGTGCGTAACATCCAGATTGGCGGCGGCGCGCCGGTGCGTGTCCAGTCAATGACCAAAACTCGAACCGACGATGTTACTGCAACCGTGCGTTCAATTCGCCGTTTAACTGCCGCCGGCTGCGAACTGGTGCGCCTCGCCGTCCCTGATGCGGCAGCGGCTGCCGCCTTACCCGAAATCCGGGCTCGTGTTGACCTACCCTTGATTGCTGACATCCACTTTGACTACCGGTTGGCACTTGCGGCAATCAAAGCCGGCTTCGACAAAATCCGTATCAACCCCGGCAATATTGGCTCTATCCGGCGCATCGAAGAAATTATCCGTGCTGCCCAGGACCGGGGCGTGGCAATCCGCATCGGGGTCAATGCCGGCTCGTTGCCCAAAGAGGTCCGGGCGCGCTACCGTCATCCCGAAGTCAAAGCGCTGATTGAGGCGATGGCACGGGCCCTGGAACCGTTTGAAAGACTGAACTTCAAAGCCCTGGTTTTATCAGCAAAAACCACCGTCGCTGAAGACCTGATTGCCGTCAATGAAGAACTCGCCCACCGTTTTCCCTATCCACTGCATATCGGTTTGACTGAAGCCGGTCCGCCCCTTGAAGGCAGCATTCGCTCCGCCGCAGCGCTTGCACCGCTCCTGCGCCAGGGTATCGGTGACACGATCCGCATTTCCCTTACCGGTGACCCGGTCCTTGAAGTCGTTGCCGCCTACGAACTCCTCGCTGCGCTCAATCGGCGTCAGATTAAACCGGTCGTCTACTCCTGTCCCGGTTGTGGCCGCACCAGGATTGACATCGTCCGCCTGACCCGTCAGGTTCAGAAAAGCCTCCAGGGCATCACTGCGCCGTTGAAGGTCGCGGTAATGGGGTGTGTTGTCAATGGACCGGGTGAAGCCCGTGAAGCCGATTTTGGCATCGCCGGCGGCAAAGGAAAAGGTGTTTTGTTTGTCAAGGGTAAAGTAATCGGCACCTATCCTGAGTCCCGGCTTGTGGCGGCGCTCGGCAAAGAAATCAAGCGGCACCTCAACAATGAGATTTAA
- the murA gene encoding UDP-N-acetylglucosamine 1-carboxyvinyltransferase yields MDRFLIQGGEPLQGTISTARAKNAVLPLLAACLLTEDTCTIEDVPALEDVNTMLKLLRLIGVRIEQENRTVHLTARGKLNHEAPYDIVRKMRASYYVLGPLLARFGTCRVSLPGGCAIGPRPVDLHIKGVTALGAKVAVERGYIHAQAKKLNGNTMMLEGYKGPSVGATINTMMAATLARGETVIEGAACEPEVVDLANFLNAMGARISGAGTPEIRIQGVKQLSGTTHRPIADRIEAGTFAVAAAITRGTVQITDCQPEHLTAVLTKLKEIGARIDIDQTSIQVEMKSRPRATKISTAPYPGFPTDLQAQFTALLAIAAGTSTITENIFESRFLHALELNRMGASIDINGNMAVIHGVEKLQGAQVMASDLRASAALVLAGLAARGKTEILRIYHLDRGYEHLEKKIARLGGKIKRIKST; encoded by the coding sequence ATGGACCGCTTTCTGATTCAGGGTGGGGAACCACTCCAAGGCACAATTTCAACCGCCCGGGCGAAAAACGCCGTCCTGCCTTTACTCGCCGCCTGCCTGTTAACTGAAGACACCTGCACAATTGAAGATGTCCCGGCACTGGAAGATGTCAATACTATGCTCAAACTGCTAAGGCTGATTGGCGTTCGTATCGAACAAGAGAACCGCACCGTACATCTCACCGCCCGGGGCAAACTGAATCACGAGGCACCTTACGACATCGTACGCAAGATGCGCGCCAGTTACTATGTCCTGGGACCGCTCCTTGCCCGGTTTGGCACCTGTCGCGTATCACTCCCTGGTGGTTGTGCCATTGGACCCCGGCCGGTTGACCTCCACATCAAAGGCGTCACGGCGCTGGGTGCCAAAGTCGCTGTTGAGCGGGGTTACATCCATGCCCAGGCAAAAAAACTAAACGGCAACACAATGATGCTGGAAGGTTACAAAGGTCCCAGTGTTGGTGCAACCATCAACACGATGATGGCGGCAACGCTCGCCCGGGGCGAAACGGTAATTGAGGGCGCAGCCTGCGAACCGGAGGTCGTTGACCTGGCAAATTTTCTCAACGCAATGGGCGCCCGGATTTCCGGTGCGGGCACTCCGGAAATCCGAATTCAGGGTGTAAAACAACTATCGGGCACCACCCATCGCCCAATTGCCGACCGGATTGAAGCCGGCACATTTGCTGTTGCCGCTGCTATCACCCGTGGTACGGTGCAAATCACCGACTGCCAGCCTGAGCATCTCACAGCGGTGTTAACCAAGTTAAAAGAAATTGGTGCCCGCATCGACATTGACCAAACCAGCATTCAGGTGGAGATGAAATCGCGCCCCCGGGCAACAAAAATCTCCACCGCACCCTATCCCGGTTTTCCCACCGACCTCCAGGCACAGTTCACCGCTCTGCTCGCAATCGCCGCGGGCACAAGCACCATTACCGAAAACATCTTTGAGTCCCGGTTTCTCCATGCTCTGGAACTCAACCGGATGGGTGCATCAATTGACATCAACGGCAATATGGCGGTAATTCATGGCGTAGAAAAACTGCAGGGTGCTCAGGTTATGGCTTCAGACCTGCGCGCCTCAGCAGCGCTGGTCCTTGCCGGTCTTGCCGCCCGAGGCAAAACTGAAATCCTGCGCATCTATCATTTGGACCGGGGTTATGAACACCTCGAAAAGAAAATCGCCCGGCTTGGCGGAAAAATCAAGCGCATCAAGTCCACCTAA
- a CDS encoding T9SS type A sorting domain-containing protein: protein MFVTIVVSLVIALSPGGVQNNLPPVWGGGGPDSFGYRYFDSDTVCPEAPTYNWINIKGVGTRVTGLGDDNVVGPFDIGFDFPYYWYKVRQVYIGSNGYIAFHDNALAASPFPRVPAPSRPNNTVAPMMSDIDCSASGSPNGSVWYWRSPDNDTFIVEYDSVRFWSTGGNNTFQIILSRPDSSITFQYKEQSGAPYNGWVPDANQCGIENVSGRIGLNYLSGNIPPGNMYHPELAVKFIPPESTTLQVHDAAVRNAMNDRSGGMFAVNGRPITFWAVIANTGNQPESQFKALVRVRSQAGSVLFIDSTMVRALNPAETDSVVFSRTWTPSSNGVYTIQAISKLPGDAVPVNDTVTIELRVVTLPATLTYDRGTPTNSMYWNGPGGFGNRFVSPVYPCTVTSARVYMQATSTTPCAIGIYDDNGPGGSPGDTLYISTVQVSAADWYTITPPSPIVIEEGAFFVGATSEVSASPSFGMDSVPPLSYQGWEYTGVWAPSRDAAARDVMANATVSGTVGVLELAPEVAPVRRVLELSPNPASDLVTVRFARSAGTAQTLELYNAAGTVVRTSEVRDERVVLDTRQIPAGVYFVRVKNSDYSVAKLVIQR, encoded by the coding sequence ATGTTTGTAACTATCGTCGTATCGCTGGTAATCGCCCTGAGCCCGGGCGGCGTGCAAAACAATTTGCCGCCGGTATGGGGTGGTGGCGGTCCGGACTCTTTTGGGTATCGGTACTTTGACTCCGATACCGTTTGCCCAGAGGCGCCCACCTACAACTGGATTAATATCAAAGGTGTAGGCACGCGGGTAACCGGTCTTGGAGACGACAATGTTGTTGGTCCGTTCGATATCGGGTTCGACTTCCCCTATTACTGGTATAAGGTTCGCCAGGTTTACATCGGGTCCAACGGGTACATCGCATTTCACGACAATGCGCTGGCGGCTTCACCCTTCCCGAGGGTGCCAGCGCCCTCAAGGCCCAACAACACGGTTGCGCCGATGATGAGCGATATCGACTGTTCGGCGTCAGGCTCGCCTAACGGCTCGGTCTGGTACTGGCGCAGCCCGGACAACGACACCTTCATTGTGGAGTACGATAGCGTCCGGTTCTGGTCAACCGGGGGCAACAACACATTCCAGATTATTTTGTCCCGGCCCGACTCTTCAATCACTTTCCAGTATAAGGAGCAGTCGGGCGCACCTTACAACGGCTGGGTGCCGGATGCCAATCAGTGCGGGATTGAGAATGTGTCCGGGAGAATCGGGTTGAACTACTTATCGGGCAACATCCCGCCCGGTAATATGTACCATCCTGAGCTGGCGGTTAAGTTTATTCCGCCCGAATCGACGACGCTACAGGTACACGATGCCGCGGTGCGCAATGCAATGAACGACCGGTCCGGAGGAATGTTTGCCGTCAACGGCCGCCCGATTACCTTCTGGGCGGTGATTGCCAACACGGGCAATCAGCCCGAGAGCCAGTTTAAAGCGTTAGTGCGGGTGCGTTCTCAGGCAGGTTCAGTTTTGTTTATCGATTCTACGATGGTCCGTGCGCTTAATCCGGCAGAGACCGATTCGGTCGTGTTCAGTCGCACCTGGACACCGAGTTCAAACGGTGTGTACACGATTCAGGCGATAAGCAAACTGCCCGGTGATGCGGTGCCGGTTAACGACACGGTAACGATTGAGTTGCGGGTCGTCACCCTGCCGGCAACTTTGACTTACGACCGGGGTACACCGACCAACTCGATGTACTGGAATGGGCCGGGCGGATTTGGCAACCGTTTTGTATCACCAGTTTACCCCTGCACAGTGACCAGTGCCCGGGTTTATATGCAGGCAACCTCTACCACTCCCTGCGCAATTGGAATCTATGACGATAATGGACCAGGTGGCAGTCCGGGTGATACCCTTTACATTTCAACGGTGCAGGTTAGTGCTGCCGACTGGTACACCATTACCCCGCCCAGTCCAATCGTGATTGAAGAAGGTGCCTTTTTTGTCGGGGCGACTTCTGAGGTGAGCGCTTCACCATCATTCGGGATGGATTCGGTGCCACCGCTTTCCTATCAGGGTTGGGAGTACACTGGTGTCTGGGCACCTTCGCGTGACGCCGCGGCGCGAGATGTAATGGCGAATGCGACGGTTTCGGGTACGGTTGGTGTTCTGGAGCTTGCGCCGGAGGTGGCGCCAGTACGCCGGGTTCTTGAGCTAAGTCCAAATCCGGCATCAGACCTGGTTACAGTGCGGTTCGCTCGTTCTGCCGGTACTGCCCAGACCCTGGAACTTTACAACGCAGCGGGTACGGTGGTACGGACTTCTGAGGTTAGAGATGAGCGGGTGGTTCTTGATACACGACAGATTCCCGCCGGTGTCTACTTCGTGCGCGTAAAGAACAGTGACTATTCGGTGGCGAAACTGGTAATTCAGCGGTAA
- the recO gene encoding DNA repair protein RecO → MRRLVKTSAICLRVRNWRESSRIVTLLTPDLGLVTAVARGARRPKSRLAAALDLFARSEITIYLPKTSGLATLSDAELITRYPALTANYERFLIAARLNQFLLRALLPNHPEPRLYTLLETTLTAIAQAPPECNELSGLVGSFLLKAVSFLGFRPRFDRCTICHQSINSSSAWFIIRRGGLLCPTCLRKEDKPLSQNEGVELKTAELEILKTLLHTPMAKLTNLTLPVSLTQLINLYAEFHLNIKK, encoded by the coding sequence GTGCGCCGGCTTGTGAAGACAAGCGCCATTTGCCTGCGGGTGCGCAACTGGCGCGAATCGTCCCGCATCGTCACTTTACTAACCCCGGACCTCGGTCTTGTTACCGCAGTTGCCCGTGGTGCCCGAAGACCCAAAAGCCGACTCGCTGCCGCCCTTGACCTATTCGCTCGCTCCGAAATCACCATCTATTTGCCCAAGACGAGTGGGCTCGCCACCTTGAGCGACGCCGAACTTATCACCCGTTACCCGGCGCTCACCGCTAACTATGAACGATTCCTTATCGCTGCCCGGCTCAACCAGTTTCTCCTGCGTGCCCTGCTTCCCAACCACCCCGAACCCCGGCTCTACACCCTGCTCGAAACAACGCTCACCGCTATCGCCCAAGCACCCCCGGAATGTAATGAACTTAGTGGACTGGTTGGTTCCTTTCTTCTCAAAGCGGTATCCTTTTTGGGATTCCGCCCGCGCTTTGACCGTTGTACCATCTGCCATCAATCCATCAACTCCTCATCCGCCTGGTTTATCATCCGGCGCGGTGGACTACTCTGCCCGACCTGCCTCAGAAAGGAAGATAAACCATTATCACAAAACGAAGGTGTTGAGTTAAAAACTGCTGAACTTGAAATTTTAAAAACCCTGCTCCATACACCGATGGCAAAACTTACCAATTTGACTCTGCCCGTCTCCCTCACGCAACTGATTAACCTCTACGCTGAATTTCACCTCAACATAAAAAAATAA
- a CDS encoding CNNM domain-containing protein produces MELLAGFLLILLTGFYAGSETALYRANLVRLNHWAKNRVPGARDALKALEKTSPTLIATIIGTNFASVFATILFQRYIVTHLGAGFTPVAVILVVILTLILGDYLPKALAQAIPSRWLRTTAFLLNLSRFAFTPLTYFLVRILPRTGNTSISRDDFLKVIAQREKPLASRPTTASMTARLFRFSQMKIGEIAIPLKQVKSVPADADLTTILALLNQYGYSRIPVYREKPVNIIGVIVAKDLLEVVAPGATGEKNVRIRPVQYLSQDTRALDVLRQMQQRGEHLAVVTNLAGNNIGIVTLEDLVEELVGEIRSED; encoded by the coding sequence ATGGAACTCCTCGCCGGTTTTCTTTTAATCCTCCTCACCGGTTTTTACGCCGGTTCTGAAACCGCCCTTTACCGCGCAAACCTGGTACGACTCAACCACTGGGCAAAAAATCGTGTCCCCGGTGCCCGGGATGCGCTTAAGGCGCTCGAAAAAACAAGCCCGACGCTCATCGCAACCATCATCGGCACCAACTTCGCCAGTGTATTCGCCACCATCCTGTTTCAACGTTATATTGTCACCCATCTCGGTGCCGGCTTCACCCCTGTTGCCGTAATTCTGGTCGTCATCCTCACACTGATTCTCGGTGACTACCTGCCCAAGGCGCTCGCCCAAGCCATCCCCAGTCGCTGGTTACGAACAACCGCTTTTCTTTTGAACCTCAGTCGATTCGCTTTTACACCGCTCACCTATTTTCTGGTCCGAATCCTGCCCCGCACCGGTAACACCAGTATCAGTCGCGACGACTTCCTCAAGGTTATCGCCCAGCGGGAAAAGCCGCTTGCCAGCCGTCCGACAACCGCAAGTATGACGGCGCGGCTCTTCCGCTTCTCGCAAATGAAAATCGGTGAAATCGCTATTCCGCTCAAACAGGTCAAATCGGTACCCGCTGATGCCGACCTCACCACAATCCTGGCACTACTCAATCAATACGGTTACAGCCGAATACCGGTCTACCGGGAAAAACCCGTCAACATCATAGGTGTCATCGTTGCAAAAGATTTACTCGAGGTTGTTGCCCCCGGAGCAACAGGGGAAAAAAATGTTCGCATCCGGCCGGTTCAATATCTTTCTCAGGACACCCGGGCGCTTGATGTCCTGCGCCAGATGCAACAGCGCGGCGAACATCTGGCGGTTGTCACCAACCTTGCCGGTAACAACATCGGCATCGTAACCCTTGAAGACCTGGTCGAAGAACTGGTCGGTGAGATTCGCAGTGAGGACTAA
- a CDS encoding hemolysin family protein, with the protein MLIFLLGTGLLLILSAVFSGSEAAFFSIPTWRIAGLPKLKHLLNKPQLLLGTLLLANLLVNTTATALFTLFLINLAHRTGMNTAVVLGVGGIVMTGLLLVLGEISPKVIARLNPEKSALLMAPIIKVTHFVLSPLTRIFERLNALVAAFPREENTLTDEELHTMIELGQERGILLAGEEEILRNLVDLERRTVSEVMTPRSDIVAVPENTPVSETLKVCRESGFSRIPIFRDNLEQITGIVYAKELLTVSDPATPVKTFARAPYFVPEVKKLLPLLDELRRKNSHIAIVVDEFGQTAGLVTLEDILEAIFGEITDEFDLVEELPYKKVAEDAFLVDGEIDLATLNRLFPNAFRPFNFERLSALIQDYLGRLPKPGDRIELNKLEIVVQEVSERKLERVLIRQKEP; encoded by the coding sequence ATGCTTATCTTTCTTCTCGGCACCGGTTTATTACTAATCCTATCAGCGGTTTTTTCCGGCTCTGAGGCAGCATTTTTCTCAATCCCGACCTGGCGCATTGCCGGATTACCAAAGTTAAAACACCTGCTTAACAAACCCCAGTTGCTCCTCGGCACCCTCCTGCTTGCCAATCTTCTTGTCAACACCACCGCCACCGCCCTTTTCACACTCTTTCTCATCAATCTCGCTCACCGCACGGGAATGAACACCGCTGTCGTTCTTGGAGTCGGGGGCATCGTGATGACCGGACTCCTTCTGGTGTTGGGCGAAATTTCCCCCAAAGTCATTGCCCGTCTTAACCCGGAAAAGTCAGCGCTCCTTATGGCACCGATTATCAAAGTGACCCATTTTGTTCTATCACCTTTAACCCGCATCTTTGAACGGCTCAACGCCCTCGTCGCCGCCTTTCCCCGGGAAGAAAACACCCTGACCGACGAGGAACTGCATACGATGATTGAACTGGGACAGGAGCGGGGAATTCTCCTTGCGGGAGAAGAAGAAATTTTACGCAACCTTGTTGACCTGGAACGCCGAACCGTATCCGAGGTGATGACCCCGCGCAGTGACATCGTCGCCGTGCCCGAAAACACCCCGGTCTCGGAAACCTTAAAGGTGTGCCGGGAAAGCGGCTTTTCCCGAATACCAATTTTCCGGGACAACCTCGAACAAATCACCGGCATCGTCTACGCCAAAGAGTTACTCACGGTCTCCGACCCCGCAACTCCGGTTAAAACTTTTGCCCGTGCCCCTTATTTTGTGCCCGAAGTAAAGAAACTCCTCCCTTTGCTTGACGAACTGCGGCGCAAGAACTCCCATATCGCCATCGTGGTCGATGAATTCGGCCAGACCGCCGGGCTCGTTACGCTGGAAGACATCCTTGAGGCAATTTTCGGGGAAATCACCGACGAGTTTGACCTCGTTGAAGAACTGCCCTACAAAAAGGTTGCCGAGGACGCCTTTCTGGTTGATGGCGAAATTGACCTTGCCACCCTCAACCGGCTTTTCCCCAACGCCTTTCGCCCCTTTAATTTTGAACGGCTTTCCGCGCTTATCCAGGACTATCTGGGACGGCTACCAAAACCCGGTGACCGGATTGAACTGAACAAACTGGAAATCGTAGTCCAGGAGGTGTCGGAACGCAAACTGGAAAGGGTGCTGATTAGACAAAAGGAGCCCTGA
- the ybeY gene encoding rRNA maturation RNase YbeY, giving the protein MLQVEIFGTRNRLLQQEIKRLIRRISRLLGNKMPRGKINIVFVNNRYIHQLNRQFLGRDRPTDVLSFRLDAPLVPGSKKGPHLIGEIYISREQAHLQAKKAGIRVRDELLFLVQHGLLHLAGLSHAQMKHLN; this is encoded by the coding sequence ATGCTACAGGTTGAGATATTCGGCACCCGTAACCGCCTTCTCCAGCAAGAGATAAAACGTTTAATCCGGCGCATCAGCCGATTACTGGGAAACAAGATGCCGCGGGGAAAAATCAACATTGTCTTTGTCAACAACCGGTACATCCATCAACTCAACCGTCAGTTTCTGGGAAGAGACCGGCCAACCGATGTCCTCTCCTTCCGTCTCGATGCACCGCTTGTACCGGGTTCAAAAAAGGGACCACACCTCATCGGTGAAATTTACATCTCCCGGGAGCAGGCACATCTCCAGGCAAAGAAAGCGGGCATCCGGGTACGTGATGAACTGCTCTTTCTCGTTCAACACGGTCTACTCCACCTTGCTGGGCTTTCGCACGCCCAGATGAAACACCTGAACTGA
- a CDS encoding PhoH family protein, whose amino-acid sequence MRYIIPAEDVDQVELLGPADINLTTLARFYRSYVVYRDGLLRLSGPRSEKKELEEIFSRLISRCRRGERITPELVEAEVKRLRAERRAQLEPTEEIENEIKSPAPPPEVGIIHTPRKTIVPKGENQRRYLEEIARNDIVFAIGPAGTGKTYLAVAAAVSALISGRCSRLILTRPAVEAGESLGYLPGTFKEKIDPYLRPLYDALFDMVPLERTQRLIEQEVIEVAPLAFMRGRTLSDAYIILDEAQNTTSTQMKMFLTRLGWNSKAIVTGDITQIDLSHQYTSGLVEAEKLLIGIPGISIVYFDKGDVVRPPLVSRIIHAYESRDEKRNNQNQEKKSEPSG is encoded by the coding sequence TTGCGTTACATTATCCCTGCCGAGGACGTTGACCAGGTTGAACTCCTCGGTCCGGCAGACATAAACCTTACAACCCTTGCCCGGTTTTATCGGTCTTATGTTGTTTACCGGGATGGGCTACTCCGCCTTTCTGGACCCCGTTCGGAAAAAAAGGAACTGGAAGAGATTTTCTCCCGTCTTATCTCTCGCTGTCGCCGCGGTGAACGCATAACTCCGGAACTGGTCGAGGCAGAAGTCAAAAGATTGCGTGCCGAACGCCGTGCCCAGCTGGAACCGACAGAAGAAATTGAGAATGAAATAAAATCTCCCGCCCCACCTCCTGAAGTTGGCATCATTCACACACCGCGCAAAACTATCGTACCCAAAGGTGAAAACCAGCGCCGTTACCTTGAGGAGATTGCCCGCAATGACATCGTATTTGCCATCGGACCTGCCGGCACTGGTAAAACCTATCTGGCGGTTGCCGCTGCGGTATCGGCGCTCATCTCCGGCCGATGCAGCCGGCTTATTCTCACCCGGCCCGCGGTAGAAGCGGGCGAATCGCTGGGATATCTACCCGGAACCTTTAAGGAAAAGATTGACCCCTATCTCCGCCCGCTTTACGATGCCCTGTTTGATATGGTACCGCTGGAACGAACCCAGCGCTTGATCGAACAGGAAGTAATTGAGGTTGCTCCTTTGGCGTTTATGCGGGGCCGCACGCTTTCCGATGCCTACATTATCCTTGACGAAGCCCAGAACACCACCTCAACCCAGATGAAGATGTTTCTTACCCGGCTGGGCTGGAACTCCAAAGCGATTGTCACCGGTGACATCACCCAGATTGACCTTTCCCACCAGTACACCTCCGGACTGGTGGAAGCAGAAAAACTGTTGATTGGCATCCCCGGCATCAGCATCGTCTATTTTGACAAAGGTGATGTTGTCCGCCCGCCTTTGGTTTCCCGAATCATCCACGCCTATGAATCGCGCGACGAAAAACGCAACAACCAGAATCAAGAAAAAAAATCCGAACCCTCCGGCTGA